A DNA window from Helianthus annuus cultivar XRQ/B chromosome 15, HanXRQr2.0-SUNRISE, whole genome shotgun sequence contains the following coding sequences:
- the LOC118487572 gene encoding extensin-like, translating into MVVVYMVIMPPRFLRGRGKGPVSGHDHEAGPSHRRTPSITMSTSPQEPWRLYVEPGRRSVSLSSSPSYQHSFGPHSENEPNNQPPAFIPLQRSNSHHSFGDPTPVFQSRFNPANLLPEPVGFYPLGPGDHFSGENDMDEDTDPVEPASGTPNHPIEISDGSSFHGSPYSGPDSFMEKFNQYDWYFTPSEHSHHQQPQDPSVGQQFVAATPPPPPPPSSGSHYPPLQEEEDPYNGGPSSPIPDVNLVPVVPPLGFDNPIPAYDGSAAYNPFEQPTHTHYNYHYGYAEVDPYQVARDYNALHPEGPYGGPWTTGYPTYGYQHQPPPPPVYQPPQPQIQQEVLERLNQVEQEVCEDRRERQGFFKGLSDLLKGKSKRRGH; encoded by the exons GTCATCATGCCACCCAGATTTCTTCGCGGTAGAGGCAAAGGACCCGTGTCAGGacatgatcacgaggccgggccgTCGCATCGACGTACTCCTTCCATCACCATGAGCACCAGCCCGCaagagccatggaggctctatgTCGAACCCGGAAGGCGATCAGTATCCCTTAGCTCCTCTCCTTCGTACCAACACTCATTTGGGCCCCATTCTgaaaacgagcccaacaaccAGCCGCCAGCTTTCATACCTCTTCAGAGATCCAATTCTCACCATTCTTTTGGCGACCCAACACCCGTTTTCCAAAGCCGATTTAACCCGGCTAACCTTTTgccagaacccgtgggtttttACCCACTTGGACCGGGAGACCACTTTTCAGGGGAAAacgacatggacgaggatactgacccCGTGGAACCTGCATCAGGAACGCCGAATCATCCGATTGAAATCTCAGATGGGTCATCATTCCATGGATCGCCATATAGCGGACCGGACAGTTTTATGGAGAAGTTCAACCAgtatgattggtacttcaccccgtCTGAACACTCGCATCATCAGCAGCCACAGGATCCTTCGGTGGGTCAACAGTTTGTGGCAGctacgccaccgccaccaccgcca ccatcaagtggcagccattatccgccacttcaggaggaagaggaCCCATATAATGGTGGTCCGTCAAGCCCTATACCAGATGTCAACTTAGTACCTGTGGTACCACCTTTGGGTTTCGATAACCCGATTCCTGCGTATGATGGGTCAGCGGCATACAACCCATTCGAGCAGCCAACGCACACCCACTACAACTACCACTATGGTTATGCGGAGGTAGATCCGTATCAAGTAGCTCGGGACTACAATGCCCTTCATCCTGAAGGACCATATGGAGGACCATGGACTACTGGttacccgacttatgggtaccagcatcaGCCACCTCCTCCACCGGTGTATCAGCCGCCACAGCCACAGATTCAGCAGGAAGTCCTTGAGAGGCTAAACCAAGTTGAACAAGAAGTTTGTGAAGACCGCAGAGAGCGGCAAGGTTTCTTCAAAGGGTTGTCAGACTTGCTTAAGGGGAAGTCGAAGAGGAGGGGTCATTAA